TAGGCTAGGATAAAGCTGTGGATTCTCTTCTCGTTCTATGTTCAAAGCAAAAAGAGCGAAGAATTGAAAAAAGTCGATTATTTAGCTTGAAATCCCCGTTTTACCCTTGAAAAATTCCCTAATTTTGACCATGATTCCCCAAACCCTACCTATTCGTTTAAACCTCGACCAAATTCAGCGATTTTGTCAACATTATCAGATCCGTAAATTATCTTTATTTGGTTCAGTCTTGAGAGAGGATTTTACTCACCAAAGTGATGTAGATGTCTTGGTAGAATTTGAACCAGGAAAAACCCCAGGATTGGCTATCATTACAATGGAAGATGAATTATCAGAGATAATCAATCGGCAAATTGATTTAAGAACTCCTGCCGATTTAAGCCGTTATTTTCGAGAAGAAGTGATGAAGAAAGCTCTGGTTATTTATGAGCAAAATTGATGATCTAACCCGCTTAAGACATATTAGAGATGCCGCATCTGAAGCCTTATCTTTTGTCAAGAATCGTACCAGAGAAGATTTGGATAATGATAGAATGCTATCATTGGCTCTGGTTAGGCTAATTGAAATCATAGGAGAAGCGGCCAATAACGTTTCTGAATCTAACCAAGCTAAATATGACCAAATCCCTTGGCGACAAATTATAGGCATGAGAAACCGTATTATTCATGCTTATTTTGATGTAGATTTAGAGATTGTCTGGCAGGTGATTACTCAAGATTTACCCCCTCTTTTAATTGAGGTTAAAAAAGCCATTCAAA
The sequence above is a segment of the Gloeocapsa sp. DLM2.Bin57 genome. Coding sequences within it:
- a CDS encoding DUF86 domain-containing protein; this encodes MSKIDDLTRLRHIRDAASEALSFVKNRTREDLDNDRMLSLALVRLIEIIGEAANNVSESNQAKYDQIPWRQIIGMRNRIIHAYFDVDLEIVWQVITQDLPPLLIEVKKAIQKLET
- a CDS encoding nucleotidyltransferase; translated protein: MIPQTLPIRLNLDQIQRFCQHYQIRKLSLFGSVLREDFTHQSDVDVLVEFEPGKTPGLAIITMEDELSEIINRQIDLRTPADLSRYFREEVMKKALVIYEQN